One Desulfatitalea tepidiphila genomic region harbors:
- the cydC gene encoding thiol reductant ABC exporter subunit CydC: MILPREWRPLMRGLQCHKGPMALGSLLGWLAVLAAVGLLALAGWFLTAAAVAGLTAAGAAQFNFFLPSVGVRLFAFVRTLARYGERIFSHDATFRILESLRDWFFRRIEPLVPAVLFRYPSGDILGRAVEDIDTLDNLYLRVLSPTAVAATATALLGLFLWRLDPGVALAAAAVWVLNALLPVGSARLGRKAGEALSRASVVLRTRTVAYLQGLAEIWIYGADGHHLEAIRQDDRALQAVQGRMNALNGACTAMLVLFSGLGAALVLYVGAGRCADGRLDGARLALAMLAFLASFDAFWPLPNAFLHLSRTREAARRLVDITDAAAPVDFPPVSESPPDGFDLAFDRVHFAYAAGAPPVLDRFDLRVASGRRVAVLGASGAGKSTLAHLLARFQDPDEGRILIGGRELRTFSETDLRRWVCIISQQAHIFNATLADNLRLSNPEASQAQLRDALAAAGLMQLLAELPDGLETWLGETGRRLSGGQARRLAVARAFLSDAPIWVLDEPTEGLDPRTARILTTSILKRSNGKTLLWITHRPSEAALLDRVVFLDGGRVTAEGEHQTLYTQHQRYRDLISGGVLS, from the coding sequence ATGATCTTGCCCCGTGAATGGCGGCCTCTGATGCGCGGTTTACAATGCCACAAAGGTCCCATGGCCCTGGGCAGCCTGCTGGGGTGGCTGGCGGTGCTGGCCGCGGTCGGCCTGCTGGCCCTGGCCGGGTGGTTCCTGACGGCCGCCGCGGTGGCCGGCCTGACCGCTGCCGGCGCCGCGCAGTTCAACTTCTTTTTGCCCAGCGTTGGCGTGCGGCTCTTCGCCTTCGTACGAACTCTGGCGCGTTATGGGGAGCGGATCTTCAGCCACGACGCCACCTTCCGCATTCTGGAAAGCCTCAGAGACTGGTTTTTCAGGCGCATCGAACCCCTGGTGCCGGCTGTTCTCTTCCGCTACCCCAGCGGCGACATCCTCGGTCGCGCGGTGGAGGACATCGATACCCTGGACAATCTCTACCTGCGCGTCCTCTCGCCGACCGCCGTCGCGGCCACGGCGACCGCGCTGCTCGGCCTGTTCCTCTGGCGACTGGACCCCGGCGTGGCCTTGGCCGCGGCGGCCGTTTGGGTCCTGAACGCCCTTCTGCCCGTTGGCAGCGCACGCCTGGGACGAAAGGCGGGCGAGGCCCTCTCCCGCGCCAGCGTCGTGCTGCGAACCCGCACCGTGGCCTATCTCCAGGGCCTGGCGGAAATATGGATCTACGGCGCCGACGGCCATCACCTCGAAGCGATCCGGCAAGACGACCGGGCTTTACAGGCGGTCCAGGGCCGCATGAACGCCCTGAACGGGGCATGCACGGCGATGCTCGTCCTGTTTTCCGGTCTCGGCGCGGCCCTGGTGCTCTATGTCGGAGCGGGCCGCTGCGCCGACGGGAGGCTCGATGGGGCTCGATTGGCCCTGGCCATGCTGGCCTTTCTGGCGTCATTCGATGCCTTCTGGCCGTTGCCCAACGCCTTTCTCCACCTGTCGCGCACCCGGGAGGCGGCCAGGCGCCTGGTCGACATCACCGATGCCGCTGCACCGGTCGATTTTCCACCCGTGAGCGAATCACCGCCGGACGGATTCGACCTGGCCTTTGATCGTGTCCACTTCGCCTATGCCGCGGGGGCGCCACCGGTCCTCGACCGGTTCGACCTGCGTGTGGCGTCCGGCCGACGGGTGGCGGTTCTCGGTGCCTCTGGCGCGGGCAAAAGCACCCTGGCCCACCTGTTGGCCCGGTTCCAGGACCCTGACGAGGGCCGCATCCTGATCGGCGGCCGCGAGCTGCGGACCTTCAGCGAAACGGATTTGCGGCGCTGGGTGTGCATCATCTCCCAGCAGGCCCATATCTTCAATGCCACCCTGGCCGACAATCTACGGCTGTCCAATCCCGAAGCCTCTCAGGCGCAATTGCGTGATGCCCTGGCCGCGGCCGGCCTGATGCAACTCCTGGCCGAGTTGCCCGACGGCCTGGAGACATGGCTGGGCGAGACCGGCCGCCGCCTGTCCGGCGGACAGGCCAGACGCCTGGCCGTGGCACGGGCCTTCCTGAGCGATGCGCCGATATGGGTTCTGGACGAACCCACCGAAGGCCTCGATCCCCGCACGGCCCGGATACTGACGACCTCCATCCTGAAGCGAAGCAACGGCAAGACCCTCCTGTGGATCACCCACCGCCCGTCCGAAGCGGCCCTGTTGGATCGCGTGGTGTTTCTCGATGGCGGCCGGGTGACGGCCGAGGGCGAGCACCAGACCCTTTATACTCAGCATCAACGCTATCGG
- the cydD gene encoding thiol reductant ABC exporter subunit CydD, translating to MPSDSDVISHQGLRWLLTRARPAMPWITVSIGLGAAAGMVLIIQAGCLARIVHAVAIDGRPREALLFDFSVLIAAAIVKAALVWGREKAGFRAGAQVRGQVRMALVDHITRLGPVHAAGHAGGALTSAVMEQIEGLHGFFAHYLPQLALAVAVPVAILAFVFPVSWAAGGLLLVTAPLIPFFMVLIGMGARSISQRYFTALARLSAHFLDALQGLPTLKLFDRAHAEADRVAETAGTYRVQTMRVLRVAFLSSAVLEFFSSIAIALVAVYLGMSFLGYYDFGAWDRPLTLYGGLFILLLAPEFYHPLRELGVHYHTRAQAAGAAEEILKILDTPLPEAATSRCAIPGDRIDLRIENLCMRYPNAAREVLFDISLDIPAGQRIALVGESGAGKTSLLNAMLGFVHPGQGRISANGVPLFDLAPERRQDAFSWVGQHPVLFFGTIRENILMGRKGADDADVQAAARATGVLEFADRLPEGLETRVGEGGYGLSRGQAQRVALARAWLKAAPILVLDEPTAGLDPTSAGMIMAALERLPRGRTVLMATHRLAALAGMDRIAVMADGRIVACDTYAALMAERGVFYRLVNRIQGGTDDLAP from the coding sequence ATGCCGTCCGACAGCGATGTCATCTCCCACCAGGGGCTGCGCTGGCTTCTAACGCGGGCCAGACCCGCCATGCCCTGGATCACCGTCTCCATCGGATTGGGGGCGGCCGCCGGCATGGTGTTGATCATCCAGGCCGGGTGCCTGGCGCGCATCGTTCACGCCGTGGCCATCGACGGCAGGCCGAGGGAAGCGTTGCTGTTCGATTTCTCCGTGCTGATAGCGGCCGCCATCGTCAAGGCCGCGCTGGTCTGGGGCCGGGAAAAAGCCGGTTTTCGGGCCGGGGCCCAGGTGCGCGGCCAGGTGCGCATGGCGCTGGTCGATCACATCACCCGCCTCGGTCCTGTGCATGCCGCCGGTCACGCCGGCGGCGCGCTGACCAGTGCGGTCATGGAGCAGATCGAGGGGCTGCACGGCTTTTTCGCCCACTACTTGCCCCAGCTGGCCCTGGCCGTGGCCGTACCGGTGGCCATCCTGGCATTTGTCTTTCCCGTCAGCTGGGCGGCCGGCGGCCTGTTGCTGGTCACCGCGCCGCTGATTCCGTTTTTCATGGTGCTCATCGGCATGGGCGCCAGAAGCATCAGCCAGCGTTACTTCACCGCCCTGGCCCGCCTCAGCGCCCATTTTCTGGATGCCCTGCAGGGATTGCCGACCCTCAAACTCTTCGACCGGGCCCATGCCGAGGCCGACCGGGTGGCCGAAACGGCCGGCACCTATCGGGTGCAGACCATGCGCGTGCTGCGCGTGGCATTTTTGTCGTCGGCCGTGCTCGAGTTCTTCAGTTCCATCGCCATCGCCCTGGTGGCTGTCTATCTCGGCATGAGCTTCCTGGGGTATTACGATTTCGGTGCCTGGGACCGCCCCCTGACGCTATACGGGGGGCTCTTCATCCTGCTGCTGGCCCCGGAGTTCTACCACCCCCTGCGGGAGTTGGGCGTCCACTACCACACCCGCGCCCAAGCCGCCGGCGCCGCCGAAGAGATCCTAAAAATCCTCGACACCCCCCTGCCCGAAGCGGCGACCTCACGATGCGCCATCCCCGGCGACCGCATCGACCTGCGCATCGAAAACCTCTGCATGCGCTACCCCAATGCGGCTCGTGAGGTCCTTTTCGACATCAGTCTCGACATTCCGGCCGGCCAGCGCATCGCGCTGGTGGGTGAAAGCGGTGCCGGAAAAACGTCGCTGCTCAACGCCATGTTGGGATTCGTGCATCCCGGGCAAGGCCGAATATCGGCCAACGGGGTACCGTTGTTTGATCTGGCCCCGGAACGGCGGCAGGACGCCTTTTCATGGGTCGGTCAGCATCCGGTCCTGTTTTTCGGCACCATCCGGGAGAACATCCTCATGGGCCGCAAGGGAGCCGATGACGCTGATGTCCAGGCCGCCGCACGGGCGACCGGTGTGCTGGAATTTGCCGATCGCCTGCCGGAGGGCCTCGAAACGCGGGTCGGCGAAGGTGGCTACGGTCTTTCCCGCGGCCAGGCCCAACGCGTGGCCCTGGCCCGGGCCTGGTTGAAAGCGGCGCCGATCCTGGTGCTCGACGAACCCACCGCCGGTCTGGACCCGACCAGCGCCGGGATGATCATGGCCGCCCTGGAACGTCTGCCCCGTGGCCGCACCGTGCTGATGGCGACCCATCGGCTGGCCGCGTTGGCCGGAATGGATCGCATCGCGGTCATGGCCGACGGCCGGATCGTGGCGTGCGACACCTACGCAGCGCTGATGGCCGAACGGGGCGTCTTCTACCGCCTGGTCAACCGAATACAAGGAGGCACCGATGATCTTGCCCCGTGA
- a CDS encoding epoxyqueuosine reductase, protein MITKADVIARAMEQGFDDVGFTSAEPFDAHRTFLEQHQKEYGWVETSGLGLLQGTDPKSTLPGAETIIVLMEAYYKMANPTFLEAHFGRCYLDDDRVTKDGLALRIKAFRGYLRDHGIQSKVPFNLPHRMAAARAGMGTFGKNCLLFSRKAARRSSWVLPITVVVDRRFEPDTPSIRKGCPDWCRNACIAACPTRALKGDGTIDPLRCISYLSYYGEGLTPLEWREPMGLYVYGCDRCQNVCPRNAAWLAEELPPNPRVAAKADYLRLERLLRMDKTWFKTHIWPHMFYMPADQIWRWQMNAARAMGNTHDERYIDDLADAGRRNPDERVRAMAAWALGRIGGVRARAKLAELERLSEGIVLEEVTAAIQAA, encoded by the coding sequence ATGATTACCAAAGCGGATGTGATCGCCAGGGCCATGGAACAGGGTTTCGATGACGTCGGGTTCACTTCGGCCGAGCCGTTCGACGCCCATCGGACCTTTCTGGAGCAGCACCAGAAAGAGTACGGATGGGTCGAGACAAGCGGCTTAGGGTTGCTCCAGGGAACTGATCCCAAGAGCACCCTGCCCGGGGCCGAGACGATCATCGTATTGATGGAGGCCTACTACAAGATGGCCAATCCGACCTTTCTGGAGGCCCATTTCGGGCGCTGTTATCTGGACGACGACCGGGTCACCAAAGACGGTCTGGCCCTGCGGATCAAGGCTTTTCGGGGTTATCTGCGGGACCACGGCATCCAATCCAAAGTGCCCTTCAACCTGCCCCACCGCATGGCCGCGGCCCGGGCGGGCATGGGTACCTTCGGCAAGAACTGTCTGCTTTTTTCAAGAAAAGCCGCCCGCCGGAGTTCGTGGGTGCTGCCCATCACCGTGGTGGTGGATCGCCGGTTCGAGCCGGACACGCCCTCCATCCGCAAGGGGTGCCCCGACTGGTGCCGGAACGCGTGCATCGCCGCCTGCCCCACCCGGGCCCTGAAAGGCGATGGGACCATCGATCCGCTGCGGTGCATCTCCTATTTGAGTTACTACGGCGAGGGTTTGACGCCGTTGGAATGGCGAGAACCCATGGGTCTTTACGTTTACGGGTGCGACCGCTGCCAGAATGTCTGCCCCCGCAATGCGGCCTGGCTGGCCGAGGAGTTGCCCCCCAATCCCAGGGTGGCGGCCAAGGCCGATTATTTGCGCCTGGAGCGGCTGCTGCGCATGGACAAGACCTGGTTTAAAACCCATATCTGGCCGCACATGTTTTACATGCCCGCTGATCAAATCTGGCGCTGGCAGATGAATGCGGCGCGGGCCATGGGCAATACCCACGACGAACGCTACATCGACGACCTGGCCGATGCGGGCCGCCGCAATCCGGACGAACGGGTGCGCGCCATGGCGGCCTGGGCCCTGGGGCGCATCGGCGGCGTCCGGGCTCGCGCGAAGCTGGCCGAACTCGAGCGCCTGTCCGAAGGGATCGTGCTGGAAGAGGTGACGGCGGCGATTCAAGCCGCCTGA
- a CDS encoding CheR family methyltransferase produces MTADIAARTSRGTLLTPQLFDALSRFITAELGIKMPPSKRTMLQSRLQKRLRRLRLDSFEAYHDYVFSDEGRDRELHHLLDAVTTNKTDFFREPRHFQVLTETTLPDLLNQTGAGLRRPLKLWSAGCSTGAEAYTLTMVLSEYAGQVQGFAYQILATDISTRVLETGRQAIYEEREVEPVPMALKKKYLLRSKDRGRPRVRIIPDLRGRVKFQRLNLMDADYGRTAEMDIIFCRNVIIYFDRPTQEAVLARLCRCLKPGGYLFMGHSETLNGFNLPLRQIATTVYRKL; encoded by the coding sequence ATGACCGCCGACATCGCCGCCCGCACGTCGAGAGGCACCCTGTTGACCCCTCAACTGTTCGACGCCCTGAGCCGGTTCATCACGGCCGAACTGGGTATCAAGATGCCGCCCTCCAAGCGCACCATGCTCCAGTCCCGGCTGCAGAAACGGCTGCGCCGGCTGCGCCTGGACAGTTTCGAGGCCTACCATGACTATGTATTCAGCGACGAGGGGCGTGACCGGGAATTGCACCACCTGCTCGACGCGGTGACCACCAACAAAACCGACTTTTTCCGCGAGCCGCGCCATTTCCAGGTGCTGACGGAAACCACCTTGCCCGACCTGCTGAACCAGACCGGTGCCGGGCTGCGCCGGCCCCTGAAATTGTGGAGTGCGGGCTGTTCCACCGGCGCCGAAGCCTACACCCTGACCATGGTGCTCAGTGAATATGCCGGGCAAGTGCAGGGCTTCGCCTACCAGATTCTGGCCACCGACATCTCCACCCGGGTACTGGAAACGGGCCGCCAGGCCATCTACGAAGAGCGCGAAGTCGAACCAGTCCCCATGGCCCTGAAGAAAAAATACCTGCTGCGCAGCAAAGACCGCGGGCGGCCCCGCGTGCGCATCATCCCGGATTTGCGCGGCCGGGTGAAATTCCAGCGGCTCAACCTGATGGACGCCGACTACGGCCGCACCGCGGAGATGGACATCATCTTCTGCCGCAATGTGATCATTTACTTCGACCGCCCCACCCAGGAGGCCGTGCTCGCGCGGTTATGCCGATGCCTCAAGCCGGGCGGCTATCTCTTCATGGGACACTCGGAGACCCTCAACGGCTTCAACCTGCCGCTGCGGCAGATCGCCACGACGGTGTATCGAAAGCTGTAG
- a CDS encoding response regulator — MSKKIMTVDDSASVRQMVSFTLKGAGYEVSEAQDGRDALNKLNGAGVQMVITDLNMPNMNGLELIKALRAKPECKFMPIVFLTTESQAEKKNEAKAAGATGWIVKPFKPDQLLAVVKKVLG, encoded by the coding sequence ATGAGTAAAAAAATCATGACTGTGGACGACTCGGCCAGCGTACGCCAGATGGTCTCGTTCACCCTCAAGGGGGCCGGTTACGAGGTCAGCGAAGCCCAGGACGGGCGCGATGCCTTGAACAAGCTCAACGGCGCCGGTGTGCAGATGGTGATCACGGACCTGAATATGCCCAACATGAACGGCCTTGAACTGATCAAGGCCCTGCGCGCCAAACCCGAGTGCAAATTCATGCCCATCGTCTTTCTGACCACCGAGTCACAGGCGGAAAAGAAGAACGAGGCCAAGGCCGCCGGCGCCACCGGATGGATCGTCAAACCCTTCAAACCCGACCAGCTGCTGGCCGTGGTGAAAAAGGTGCTCGGCTAA
- a CDS encoding protein-glutamate methylesterase/protein-glutamine glutaminase — MKTKIQVLIVDDSAVVRNTLTEIINADPRLAVMATAQDPFIAAERMRKQAPDVITLDLEMPRMDGLTFLEKIMSQHPVPVVVCSSLTEKGSLSALKTMELGAVEVIAKPRVGTRNFLEESRVRICDAICASAAARVKRIAPPRRIEPKLTADAVIAKPASRAMVRTTDKVIAVGASTGGTEALRVFLEMLPADAPGLVIVQHMPEHFTRAFAERLNTTCQVTVKEAENDDTVMRGRALIAPGNRHALLKRSGARYFVEVKEGPLVSRHRPSVDVLFRSTARYAGANAVGVLMTGMGDDGAQGLLEMKEAGAYTIAQDEATCVVFGMPKEAIKKGAVDKVMPLEGIANLVLRQCL; from the coding sequence ATGAAAACCAAAATACAAGTACTCATCGTGGACGATTCGGCGGTGGTGCGCAACACCCTGACCGAGATCATCAACGCCGACCCGCGGCTGGCAGTGATGGCGACGGCCCAGGATCCGTTCATCGCCGCCGAACGCATGCGCAAACAAGCGCCGGATGTCATCACCCTGGATCTTGAAATGCCGCGCATGGACGGGCTCACTTTCCTGGAGAAGATCATGAGCCAGCATCCCGTGCCCGTGGTGGTCTGTTCGAGTCTGACCGAAAAAGGCTCCCTGTCGGCCCTCAAGACCATGGAGCTGGGGGCCGTCGAAGTCATCGCCAAGCCCCGTGTGGGCACCCGCAACTTCCTGGAAGAGTCCCGGGTGCGCATCTGTGACGCGATTTGCGCCTCGGCCGCCGCCCGGGTCAAACGCATTGCGCCCCCGCGCCGCATCGAACCCAAACTGACGGCCGATGCGGTGATCGCCAAGCCGGCCAGCCGCGCCATGGTGCGCACCACCGACAAGGTGATCGCAGTGGGCGCATCCACCGGCGGTACCGAGGCACTGCGCGTGTTTCTGGAAATGCTGCCGGCCGACGCCCCGGGCCTCGTGATCGTGCAGCACATGCCCGAGCACTTCACGCGCGCCTTTGCCGAACGCCTCAACACCACCTGCCAGGTGACGGTCAAAGAGGCGGAAAACGACGATACGGTGATGCGCGGCCGGGCCCTGATCGCCCCGGGCAACCGTCATGCCCTGCTCAAACGCAGCGGCGCGCGCTACTTCGTGGAGGTCAAAGAGGGGCCGCTGGTGAGCCGCCACCGGCCGTCGGTGGATGTGCTGTTCCGTTCCACGGCGCGCTATGCCGGCGCCAACGCCGTGGGCGTCCTGATGACCGGCATGGGCGACGACGGGGCCCAGGGCTTGCTGGAGATGAAAGAGGCCGGGGCCTATACCATCGCCCAGGACGAAGCCACCTGCGTGGTGTTTGGCATGCCCAAGGAGGCGATCAAGAAAGGCGCCGTGGACAAGGTCATGCCCCTCGAGGGCATCGCCAATCTGGTGTTGCGGCAATGTTTGTAG
- a CDS encoding response regulator, which yields MKTLIADDEFASRTIAQRLLGRLGPCDAVTNGADAVQAFERAWQQNRPYNLICLDILMPDMDGQEALVRIREIEKAKEIRDPLKVKVIMVTALDHPQSVMTAIYRGGATAYLVKPIRERQLMSELFQLGLVAQTEVTPSGTPCLRTITG from the coding sequence ATGAAAACCCTGATCGCGGATGATGAATTTGCTTCACGAACCATCGCCCAACGGCTGCTCGGCCGTCTCGGACCATGTGACGCGGTGACAAACGGCGCTGATGCGGTGCAGGCCTTCGAGCGCGCATGGCAGCAGAACCGGCCCTACAACCTCATCTGTCTGGACATCTTGATGCCCGACATGGATGGTCAGGAAGCCCTGGTTCGCATCCGCGAAATAGAAAAAGCAAAAGAGATTCGCGACCCGCTGAAGGTCAAGGTGATCATGGTCACGGCCCTGGACCATCCCCAATCGGTGATGACGGCGATTTACCGAGGCGGCGCCACCGCATATCTGGTCAAACCCATCCGGGAGCGCCAGTTGATGTCCGAGCTGTTCCAACTGGGTTTGGTGGCGCAAACGGAAGTCACGCCGTCCGGTACGCCATGTTTGCGGACGATCACAGGATAA
- a CDS encoding chemotaxis protein CheD: MPLPHHADRPQHYLKPGEIYCTERPVVVTTVLGSCVSVTFYHRASGLAAICHVLQPQCPRSTGCTTGCEAMGRYATCAIDAMGRWMADCGVRPGQVEVKLFGGAAMMGRGNRRIQPPSVGRLNVQAALSSLQRLAFRLKVADVGGATGRKILFDTASGEVWLKRLIPAMVADTIEA; this comes from the coding sequence ATGCCCCTGCCCCATCATGCCGATCGGCCGCAGCACTACCTGAAGCCGGGCGAAATTTACTGCACGGAACGGCCGGTGGTGGTGACCACGGTTCTGGGCTCTTGCGTGTCGGTGACCTTTTACCATCGCGCCTCCGGCCTGGCGGCCATATGCCATGTGTTGCAGCCCCAATGCCCGCGGTCGACGGGGTGCACGACGGGTTGCGAGGCCATGGGCCGTTACGCAACTTGTGCCATCGACGCCATGGGACGCTGGATGGCCGACTGCGGCGTGCGCCCGGGGCAGGTCGAGGTGAAGCTTTTCGGCGGGGCGGCCATGATGGGACGAGGGAACCGGCGGATCCAGCCGCCGAGCGTCGGCCGGCTCAATGTGCAGGCCGCCCTGTCGTCGCTCCAGCGTCTGGCCTTCAGGCTCAAGGTCGCGGATGTGGGCGGCGCCACGGGCCGCAAAATCCTGTTCGATACCGCCAGCGGCGAAGTGTGGCTGAAACGACTCATACCCGCGATGGTGGCCGACACAATAGAGGCGTGA
- a CDS encoding chemotaxis protein CheA, translating to MDTQREAYKIEAYELLAELETSLLELEQSPDDTALVDRVFRAMHTIKGSGAMFGFDEIAAFTHDVETVFDRVRDGRIPVTTHLVNLALLARDHIKGLLDGGAEAEADDSDKGAGILAGFRALLNPDDASVPGDTEPLSNPAPSAPASPTPVPEQMFRIQFTPYADLFRNGTNPLALIDELAGLGSCRVIGYTDRVPEPALFDPESCYLHWEILLTTERGIDAIKDVFIFAEDACDLAIEPIDEPESESGPSPRLGEILVARGDVAPEAVETALHRQKRLGELLVESQTVSPEQVGAALAEQAFVQETRQRREQQSSSGSVRVAAEKLDALVNLVGELVTVQARLSQKATADRDPELLAITEVVERLTAELRDHVLSVRMLPIETAFAKLRRLVRDLSGELGKRIQLHTEGGETELDKTVIEQLNDPLVHLLRNSIDHGIETPEKRGAAGKPEQGAIRIHAEHSGANVLIHIHDDGAGIDPQQIRRKAIEKGLLSPEAEKSDKELLQMIFLPGFSTAGAVTSVSGRGVGMDVVKRSLEALRGSIDITSRKGRGTTITLKLPLTLAIIDGLLVELGDEKFVLPLAAIESCVELTRKHVADAHGRNILNIRGQIVPYIPLRERFGIEGAPPAIEQVVINQLDGQQVGIVVDRVIGEHQIVIKTMNTLYKDVQEISGATILGDGSVALILDVQKLLHELDDEAVAA from the coding sequence ATGGATACCCAACGCGAAGCGTATAAGATCGAAGCCTACGAACTGCTGGCCGAATTGGAGACCTCGCTGCTCGAGCTGGAGCAATCCCCCGACGACACGGCCCTGGTGGACCGCGTCTTTCGCGCCATGCACACCATCAAAGGATCGGGCGCCATGTTCGGCTTTGACGAGATCGCCGCCTTCACCCACGACGTGGAAACCGTGTTCGACCGGGTACGCGACGGCCGCATCCCGGTCACCACCCATCTCGTCAACCTGGCCCTGCTGGCAAGGGACCACATCAAGGGTTTGCTGGACGGCGGCGCTGAAGCCGAGGCCGACGACTCCGACAAAGGCGCCGGTATCCTGGCCGGCTTTCGCGCCCTGTTGAACCCGGACGACGCATCGGTGCCCGGCGACACCGAGCCCCTTTCCAACCCGGCGCCATCCGCACCGGCATCGCCGACACCGGTCCCTGAGCAGATGTTTCGCATCCAGTTCACCCCTTATGCCGACCTGTTCCGCAACGGTACGAATCCGTTGGCCCTGATAGATGAGCTGGCCGGCCTGGGCTCCTGCCGCGTCATCGGGTACACAGACCGAGTGCCCGAACCGGCTCTTTTCGACCCGGAAAGCTGTTATCTGCATTGGGAGATCCTGTTGACCACAGAGCGGGGGATCGACGCGATAAAGGATGTCTTCATCTTCGCCGAAGACGCATGCGACTTGGCGATCGAACCGATCGACGAGCCGGAGAGCGAATCCGGGCCATCTCCGCGCCTGGGTGAAATCCTGGTGGCTCGGGGCGATGTGGCCCCCGAGGCAGTGGAAACCGCCCTGCATCGCCAGAAACGGCTTGGAGAACTCCTGGTGGAATCCCAGACGGTCAGCCCAGAACAGGTGGGCGCCGCCTTGGCGGAACAGGCCTTTGTCCAGGAAACCCGTCAACGGCGAGAACAGCAATCATCGTCCGGCAGCGTGCGGGTCGCCGCCGAAAAACTCGACGCCCTGGTCAACCTGGTGGGCGAGTTGGTGACCGTCCAGGCCCGGCTGAGCCAGAAAGCGACGGCCGACCGCGACCCCGAGCTGCTGGCCATCACCGAGGTGGTCGAACGGCTGACCGCAGAACTGCGCGACCATGTGTTGAGCGTGCGCATGCTGCCCATCGAGACGGCGTTTGCCAAGCTGCGCCGCCTGGTGCGCGATCTTTCCGGCGAGCTGGGCAAACGCATCCAGCTGCACACCGAAGGGGGGGAGACCGAGCTGGACAAGACGGTCATCGAGCAGCTAAACGACCCGCTGGTGCATCTCCTGCGCAACAGCATCGACCATGGCATCGAAACCCCTGAAAAGCGCGGCGCGGCCGGCAAGCCCGAACAGGGCGCCATCCGCATCCATGCCGAGCACTCCGGGGCCAATGTGCTGATCCACATCCATGACGACGGGGCGGGCATCGATCCCCAGCAGATCCGGCGCAAGGCGATCGAAAAGGGGCTTCTTTCCCCGGAAGCCGAGAAGAGCGATAAGGAACTGCTGCAGATGATCTTCCTGCCCGGCTTTTCCACCGCCGGCGCCGTGACCAGCGTTTCCGGTCGAGGCGTGGGCATGGACGTGGTCAAGCGCAGCCTCGAGGCGCTGCGCGGCAGCATCGATATCACCAGCCGCAAGGGCCGGGGCACCACCATCACCCTCAAGCTGCCCCTGACCCTGGCCATCATCGACGGCCTGCTGGTGGAACTGGGCGATGAAAAATTCGTCCTGCCCCTGGCGGCCATCGAGTCTTGCGTGGAGCTGACCCGCAAGCATGTGGCCGACGCCCATGGCCGCAACATTCTCAACATCCGCGGCCAGATCGTGCCGTACATTCCATTGCGCGAACGTTTCGGCATCGAAGGAGCGCCGCCGGCCATCGAGCAGGTGGTGATCAACCAGCTCGATGGCCAGCAGGTGGGCATCGTGGTGGATCGGGTGATCGGTGAACACCAGATCGTCATCAAGACCATGAACACGCTCTACAAGGATGTGCAGGAGATCTCGGGTGCCACCATCCTGGGCGACGGCAGCGTGGCGTTGATCCTCGATGTGCAGAAGCTGCTGCACGAGTTGGACGACGAAGCCGTGGCGGCTTAA
- a CDS encoding STAS domain-containing protein, translated as MPIESQTLDHGRTVSVRGALSIWEAADTWRTLLPLLSSPDPLTVDLSEVESCDGAGLQIICQIARAAGSPDAAITLGPPSPAVTAALVRAGLVLELFANSAQET; from the coding sequence ATGCCCATAGAAAGCCAAACCCTTGACCATGGCCGCACGGTGTCTGTCCGCGGCGCCCTGAGCATCTGGGAAGCCGCCGACACGTGGCGCACCCTGTTGCCCCTGCTGTCGTCGCCAGATCCACTGACCGTCGACTTGAGCGAGGTGGAGAGCTGCGACGGGGCCGGCCTCCAGATCATTTGCCAGATCGCGCGCGCCGCCGGCTCACCGGATGCGGCAATCACCCTCGGCCCGCCATCGCCCGCGGTCACGGCGGCCCTGGTGCGAGCCGGCCTTGTTTTGGAACTTTTTGCAAACTCAGCCCAAGAGACATAG